Part of the Gadus chalcogrammus isolate NIFS_2021 chromosome 22, NIFS_Gcha_1.0, whole genome shotgun sequence genome is shown below.
TTTGTTGAGTATTAATATCTCACAAACACTTTGCATCTGGTCCTTTCTCTCAagccagagagaaagggagaaagtgtgagcgagagagagagagccctccACACAAGCTTCTCCAGCTACCTAACACAAGCTTAGCACGCATGTTTATTTTGAGTGTTTACTCAAGCTATCTACGCCCTGACCACAAAAAGCAACATTCTGATCTGGCTGTTTGCTCGCTTCGCCCCAAGGCCCTGTGGTTCGGGTCAAAGTTAAAGCAAGTCTCTTGTTCTTCTTGAGAGGGTggaaatgtctgtgtgtgtcccgcTACAGGTGTTGAAAGCCCAGAGGACCTGGGGATCCTCCACTCTAACCGAGCGGCCTGTTACCTGAAGGATGGAAACAGTGCTGACTGCATACAGGACTGTACAAGGTACAGGCCTACAGCCCCTTCTGTGTTAACACAGTCCAGTCGCTGTGGATTAGGCAACACTGTTACGAAACCGTCCTCAACCTGTTTTTAGGGGCCCGTGTCCGGATGTCTAGAGGTCGAGAACTATTTGTGTTTTACAGTTTAGTGCATCATGCTTCTCCACACATCAACTCCCGTAACATCGATGACCAGGGATGCCCTAGTGGATGTGTCCGCATTGCGCCAGGTAGTTGGCTTGTGGCTACGAATCATAGGCATGTATCTGTATAAATGGGACCTTTAGAAAACCTGTCAAacgcttttattattttcaaaggTTTGCGTCGTTAAAAAAATGGCCCATATAGCTTAAAAGCAGTCAGCAATCTCCGGCAACCCCCTACGCACGGCGGGAGACCCCACACTACTCCTATGTTGTAAATCGCTGCttcaggactgtgtgtgtgtgtaggtttcaAATGGCCACCtacatgtattgtgtgtgtggttgtcctGGATGTGTTGGGATGATGTCAGTATAGTGAGGCTCCGACCGGTTAACCACACGCGAAGATGACCTGCTGTAACTGTATTCTAACATGGAAACATTCAGTGTAATTGCCACAGCCACCGATATATATGTTAGGTGAATAAAATAGTGGTCTGCCTATCAGTATATTAGCTGCCATGCCTGGTAATGCTTTAACCAGTTCAGGGGTAGCTGCGGTCTCCCTGATTGGTCGTAGAGTGTTCTGTGTCTGGGTAAATCGGGATTTCCGGTCTCTAATTGGCCGATAATACCCCTGAATGTGATTGTAACCGGTTGTGGCTTTGCCCAAGGCCAAGGGCTTAACTAGCTGGTGTTTGTCAGTGAGTGTAACTGCCTAAATCCACTCTGGAAACTTAAGGGAGTAGAGGTCTCTACCGTCATAACTCACAGCTAGAGTTCTCCCCATAGACGAGAGTGATATATTCCGACCTAAAACACATCTATTAATCCAGGATGGAATATGTGACCTATATGTAAACATGCACGTCTGTAtaaaggcaaggcaattttattcatgtagcacttttcatacacgaggcagactcaaagtgcttcacgtaGAAACatcgtcatacaataaaatgaaataataaaatataactatagtatatacttttttatctaactaaaaagtaataaagtaCAATCGATATacgtaaaagaaaataaaggaaaagatgcattatagaaagtgcaatgtatttaagatttagcagaaagctaaagcaaacgtGAAAGTCTTGTTTTAACAGTAGTATAAACCCACCAAAAGCCACGGTCAACAACGGTAGATGGCTCATACACAACATATGGTACGCAGAACAGAGCTTGTTGagcctctctctatatatccctctctctcccgggcGTTCAGTGTgttgcttcctctctctccctgatccTCTTAGGGCTCTGGAGCTGCAGCCGTACTCCCTGAAGCCGCTCCTGCGCAGGGCGATGGCCTACGAGACCCTGGAGCGCTACAAGAAGGCCTACGTGGACTACAAGACGGTGCTGCAGATAGACACCGGCGTGCAGGCGGCGCACGACAGTGTTCATaggtaagagagggagagcgaggtgtacatacagagagagagagagagagagagagagagagagagagagagagagagagagagagagagagagagagagagagagagagaggtggtgtacatacagagaaagagagagagtggtacgaaagaatcagagagagagagagagagaggtactaAACATACAGGAATAAAGAGAGTGGTACTAAACACacagggagtgggagagaaaaTTTAAAGAACAGATAATAATCTGAATATAAAATATTCATTTTAATCAAATCTAGATGGTCTAGTAATAAAGCACTAGTTACATAAAACATCTCGAGGCATTAGTCATCCTTACTTACCTCTTTAAGTACATAAGCGTGCCATTGTGCAGTAGTCCTAATGGTCcactgtgtgcatgcattaaAGACATCAGTCCGATAACAGGTGTCCTCTTCAGGTTGGGAAAGAAGAGAACCTTAGCATTGGAAAGATCTATGCGAAAATCTATACTTAATGCATCTTACCTCACTTATTCCACTATAACCCAAGCCATATCTTCAATGTTAGTGCATGGCATACAATTTGGGACGATTTAGTCCGAGAATGAGTTGAGGTTTCCTGGCATGGTGGTAAAATGTCTGTTTCTGGTATGATTATGTCATGCTGTTTAGATGCTTTCAATAGTGTAGTCTGTACTCTGCATTACAGTTTGTTTATGGTTCACAAACTTCACCCAAGTGTCCTCAAATGGCTAGAGATTCACGAGTGTGAAAAATGTAAACCCATTTGCATTTGTGATACATTAGTGAAGTGAAGTACAAACACAAGTGCGCATATTGCAAGTGCACGCACAAACTCGGCAGCTCTAGgcttcaacacaaacaaaccataaTTATGGGGACCAGCACCCTCTGACAcaccatgtgcacacacacacacacacacacacacacacacacacacacacacacacacacacacacacacacacacacacacacacacccatacacacacacacacacacacacacacacacacacacacacccatacacacacacacacacacacacacacacacacacacacacacacacacacacacacacacacacacacacacacccacacccatacacacacacacacacacacacacacacacacacacacacacacacacacacacacaccgaccatGACGCCGCGTCTCTTCTACAGAATCACCAAACTGCTGATCGATCAGGAGGGTCCGGATTGGCGGGAGAACCTTCCGGAGATCCCCCTGGTTCCGATGCTCGTCAAGCAGCAGCACCAAGCGAAGCCCATCAGTGCCGAGCTGACCCAGGCCCGCGCCTCACGGGCCGCGAACGAAGAAGGTcagtgacatcacttcctgttccagGGGGAGGTCCCTAAACAGAGgaatgatctgtgtgtgtgtgtgtttcctggaaAACTGGGCAAGGCGAGAGGTTTATTGATACAGCGCTTCTTCAAACACATTTCAGAGTACTTTACAAGGGCAGAGATCTTCAATAACCGGATGAGAAGAAGAAGTGCCAGTGCAGACATGCAGTTgaataacacaaaataaaaaaacggaTGAGACATCTATGATTCATCGCTGTTGTGACAGATGAAGTGCATTATCTTGCCTATCACATGGCCATAATACTGCACGACTTATGATTGCCCTAATGGTTCTGCATCTGTTGGCCGTTGAAAGAAGACCCCTGTTACAGCAGAAAATGGGTCAGCCAGAGAGCAGTCAGCATTCACAATCCTGCtgagtagctgtgtgtgtgtgtgtgtgtgtgtgtgtgtgtgtgtgtgtgtgtgtgtgtgtgtgtgtgtgtgtgtgtgtgtgtgtgtgtgtgtgtgtgtgtgtgtgtgtgtgtgtgtgtgtgtgtgtgcgtgttggggtTGGTGGTAGACGCGATCAATTATGCAGAGGGGAAGGCCAGCTACACAGACTGTAGTGATGCCGTAATGGAACAATCCAGGTCAAGTTTCTTGTACAGGCtgattcgcacacacacacacacacacacacacacacacacacacacacacacacacacacacacacacacacacacacacacacacacacacacacacacagttcttatTATCTAGTCGGTAAGTCTGTTCTCAACATTTTAGCTGTCTGAGAGAATTTGTTTGAATTATCAAATTATTCTTTTAGCAATCACAATTTTGTATTGCTAGAAGTTATTGTTAAATCTTGATAACTTCCCATAATTTGTTACCGTTTTCGTATGGTGGCTTCACAAGTTATGTGAACTGTGTGAGACATGGATATGATTGTGTAATAagcaacacaaaacaatagcTGCCGTTCTTGCCAGACTAGAATATGCCTGATTAAAACACAGAGAAGAAGCTAGACTTTGTGCTAATACAGAAAATGACCTCTTGTCCCACAGTCCTATTTGGAAGCACTTTTTATTTGCATAATACAATGATCCTATTCATGAGCTGAGTTGACACACATGTGGGGGGACGTTTGATCTCAAACACTTAAAGGCTTAATTCTGTAATGAATGTACGGGGGAAGGTTTTGGCATTAAAGGGTTAGCAATGCCTCTGTTTGTCAGTCACTTGACACTGTGGCTCTCTCAGCAACTCTTATAATAGGGAGTAAGGTTCTTCTCCGTTGACTGACAGCTTCATCGATTGTTCCTAACTATTGTCCATCGTGCCATTTGTTTCCACCCAAACACAATCGATTGTAATTAAAAGAGAAGACAAAAAGCAATCTTTTAACCACTTTTCTCTTTATAAGCTTCATCCTGTCTCCCTTCTTTGGCTTTTTTGCGCCATCATGTAAGACCGAACCAACAGTTTGTTTTATTAGCTCTAGGGTGTAATAAACCTATACAACTAATAATACCTTGAAACTATGAATACTTGGGTCAAGCAGGAAGTATTATTGAAAtcgatatatatgtatatatatatatattgcagcCACTCCTATGGCGGGTCCATACTGTGGACCAACCAACAGAGCGACCTCTAAAGATGGCGCCTTCATCACCTTAGCGTTAAATGTAGCGTTACGTTAACTACCCATTCCCCATTGCTAATACTGATTCTTATTATTCCCGAATTCAGCCAGGAGAAAGGACACCCGCTTCACATTGTTAAAACACGAAGGCAACGACTTTGTGAAGCGAGGCCAATTCAGGGACGCCGCGGAGAAGTACAGCGAATGTCTCAGCATCAAGCCCGAGGATTGCTCGGTTTACACCAACAGGTAGGTCAGAAGCTCAGGTGTTACCACCTGCACATTTAGGTATGCTATTTTTATACAGTTAAGCAAATAGAGAACCTATTTATTGAAAATGTGCGAAATGTTTACTGCTGAAATATTTATCGACCACTGAGAAAGACAGTATAAACGGTAAATGCATAAATAGGTTTGTAGATTTAGGTGTAATTATCGATGTCACCAGAAGGGGGCACTAGAGGATCATGGTTGTAACACCTTTTAAGGAAGTTTGAAGTGATGAGTTTGTCTGGAAACTGAAACTGTAGAAAAGCATATCAGCGATTTGAAATGTCTTCAAATCGTTCATACTACCAAAAGTACATTCATACTAACAGGTAACTGTAGCATTATGAAATATGTTAATAATGTTAACTAGTCGTGAAATCCCTTTAACATATATTTTCCCTTATtattaacattttatttttacccTTTAAACATTTTCATCCATATTGGAACAAAAGCCAGGTCAAATGTAAGTCACTCCCtatatttttctctctttcagAGCAATTTGCTTCCTGAAACTTCATCAGTATGCAGAGGCCAAAGAGGACTGTGACTCCGCCCTGAGTCTGGAGCCAGCCAATAAGAAGGCATTCTACAGACGCGCCCTGGCCCATAAGGGTTTAAAGGTACTGGTGTCATCCCATTGCCACAAACATGATGTCACCTCATTAAAAGGAGGATGATCTGACATTAAATTGTCCATTCAAATCAA
Proteins encoded:
- the spag1a gene encoding sperm-associated antigen 1A encodes the protein MGNAQDKPPGSGGGGAKTDHATPGRGRRSWGPGSTTHRPPDKAPVVNGAQAGGGHTGGRPPQEVPVVDTSHLDAPAGALPPPLARLKNEGNQLFKNGQFGEALEKYTLAIDGCADAGVESPEDLGILHSNRAACYLKDGNSADCIQDCTRALELQPYSLKPLLRRAMAYETLERYKKAYVDYKTVLQIDTGVQAAHDSVHRITKLLIDQEGPDWRENLPEIPLVPMLVKQQHQAKPISAELTQARASRAANEEARRKDTRFTLLKHEGNDFVKRGQFRDAAEKYSECLSIKPEDCSVYTNRAICFLKLHQYAEAKEDCDSALSLEPANKKAFYRRALAHKGLKDYLAASSDLQEVMVLDPNVHEAEEELQNVTSLLRQSLMDRH